ACAGGCTTCTTCATACAACTTGGTAAAATCTGTTACCTGCACCGTCCAGGGCAGCTTTTCTTCCGGCAACTGTTTCACTTGAGCAAACTGCTGATATCTTTTCTGCATTTCCGCCAGCACCGTCTCAAAGGATTGGCGGCAGATTTCCTCTACCTGCTCCATGACTCCCTGGGGCGTGCGATTTAAAGTTAAAATGCTGAAGCAGCCAGACACCGACAAGGGCATGGATACATCATACTGCTTTTTATTATCCTTCAAATACAGCCAGGTAGGCGGCGGTGCCATTTCACGGCCTTCCACATCGCTGAAGGCCAGATTCAACTCTGTCCGCCGTAAGATTTCACTCATGACATTCAGTGGATTAAGTCCTTCAAAGACCTTGCCGATGTGGGACAAATATCCTCGCGCATAAATAAAAGGCATGAGCTTTCCTACCGAGCCTTCGGAAAAGATTCCTTTATCCGCTTCCTTCCGCTGGTGAGGCTCCGAATTTATCATCATCCGGTAATTCAACCCATATTGCTGCTTCAGCTCTTTTAGCAGGCTGACAGCGGCCCGCATCCCTGCGGACAAGTTCTCCTCATCTGGCACGGCCAATAGCAGGATGTTGCCTTTCAGCCCCCGAACCCGGCTGTACCGCTCCAAAAGCGCCAGTTGTATCGCTCCGCCCCCTTTCATGTCGCAAACCCCTCGGCCAAACAGGTAGTCCCCAGACAATAGGTCAAGCTGTGCTTCCTCTGGCAGAGAATCCTTTATTTTCAGCAGCTCTTCTTTTAAGGGCTCTGGCGAAAAGGCATAAGGCTTCAGCAGTTTATAATCCCCTATTTCTACTACATCATTGTGGTGAATAAACACTACCGTATCTGGCCCTTCTCCCTTGACCAACCCATAAGAAACCGCTCGCTCAAAAGGATCTTCCGGAATAGCATAGGTGCCAAAATACTCCGGGTGTTGCTTAAAATAAGGGATGTCGGAAAAGTGCTTCATGAGGAAATCCTCTGCCGCCTTTTCCCCGCTGCTGAAAGTAAAGCTTTCCGCCTTAATATAGGACAGCAGAATTTTTCGGATGTCCTGCCCGATTTCCTCCAGCCTTTCTTTCTTCTCATCCATAATTGTTTAACCTTCCTTTCTGCCGTTCTTTCTCACCCTCTGTTTAGATGACTTTCTACGTTAAATTCTGTACAAAGGAGCGGTCAGACAAGTCGGTCCGCCAGTACCCCGATAAGAAAGTTCCTTTCCTTCATAGGTCAGCACCTCTACCCCCAAGTCCTCTAATTGCTTCTGAACCTTTGGACAGCCTTTGATGAAGACCACCTGGCCCGGCTTCAAGGCCAGCAGATTCGTTCCCAAGTAATCGTATTCCTCATCATCGGCCTCGATTAAAGTAATCCCTTTGTCAATTAAGTACTCTCGGAAGAACACCGGCATGTACTTGGAGTAGACCACCGCCTTATCGCGGTCCACAAAACTGATGATGCTCATCAGGTGCAGACAGGCATCTACGCCATCTCCGTGAGGCATAGGTATGATTATGTATTCCTCCACCACATCCTTGGTCAGTTCCTTAAACTGACGAATACCTTCATCATTCGTCCGGTAACCTCGTCCGATGGCCACCGTCTTTTCATCAATCCAGAGAACATCCCCGCCCTCCATTTTGCCAGGAGCTTGTATCTCCCCTAAGGTTGGAATGCCAATGCTCTCTAAATATGCCTTTGTAGCAAGATATTCCTTGCTTCTCAGCTCTTTGCCCATAGGAAAGTAGATGGCCCCTTTTTTCGTTATTTTCAGCGGGTCGTGAGCATAAATGGAATCCAGTCCAGTTCTCTCATCAGCAGGCAGGGTATAAACCTCCTTTACATGCTTGCGAATAATCTGCTCAAAGACTTCATATTCTTTCAGCACGGTTGCATAATCGGGACAACCAAAATATTTAAAGTTTTTCCAATTCTCATCCAGATGCTCCTGACTGATAAACGCCTCCTGTGGCCGCTTGATTAAAATTGCCTGAATCTCTTCCACCATGGACTGACAACCATATTTCATATTTCTTTACCTCCTTGCATACACAGTAACAAAATAACAGCGCTTTACTTTTTTGTTTTTAGAAAAGAGCAAATATTGTGCCAACTTTATAGTTAATTGACATTTTGAATAAATATACAACACTTCTCCTTCATATTGCAAGCTTTATTGCATATTTATTTTATTTTTTTATTTATTATTTATTTCTTTTTTAATTTTCACTGTACCTTTTTTCGCAAAAAAATAATAACAAGGTAAAATTTTTTGCACTTTTTTCGCAAAATTTTTTACCTTGCTACTTCCATTCACTCTTTTCTTAATCTACGTGTAGTCCGTTCCACCTTGAGCATGCTCATAGACCATGCTTTTTTATCTTATAGTTCAGTACCTGTCTGCTGACTCCCAGCTTGTCCGCCGCTTCTGTAACGCTGGCGCTGCCCTCCAGCACCTGATTGAGAATCTGCTTTTCATAGTCATCCAGCAAAGCCCCCAAGGTCGCACCGTTTTCCAATACGGTCTCCCAATCCACACCCTGCTCGTCCCCTTGCTGATTCAAAGCCACATCGAGGCCTAAAAGGTCCCCTGTCAAGCCAGAAGCTTCCTGCTCTTTACGCCTCTTATCATAGACCAAGTGCTCCGGCAAATTGTTGATGGTGATGTCCCGTCCCCTGGTCATATTAAAGGCATATTCGATGACATTCTTCAACTCCCGCACGTTTCCCGGCCAATCGTAATCCATCAGCAGACGCTCCGCTAACTGGCTGCATTCCTCAATTTTCCGCTGTCCCTTCTTATTGTAATACTGGATAAAATGTTGGATGAGCAAAGGCACATCTTCTCTCCGCTCCTTCAGCAGCGGCAGCTCAATTTGAAATACACCCAATCTGTAATATAGGTCTTTACGCATTTTCTCCTTCTCCAGAACCTGCGCCACCCCTTCATTGATGGCAGAAATAATCCGTACATCAATCTTTCGTTCTTTTTCCGACCCCAACCTACGAATCTTTTGTTCTTCCACTGCTTTGAGGATTTTTCCTTGCAATTCAATGTTCATGGAGTTCAGCTCATCCAAAAATAACGTCCCCTTATCTGCCAGTTCCAGAAGGCCTTTGCGGTCTTCCGCTCCCGTATAACTCCCGCGCACCGTGCCAAATAGCGTACTCTCCAGCAAGCTCTCCGGGATGGCCGAGCAGTTCTGGGAAATAAAAGCCTGATCTCTACGGCTGCTGTGGCTGTGGATGGCCTGAGCTGCAATCTCTTTGCCAGTTCCCGTCTCTCCCACAATGAGCACGGTGGAATCCCCCTCTGCCGCCCGCAGAATCTTCTCCTTGACCGCCTGAATTCGGCTGCTGTGGCCAATCATATCTTCTACCTGATAGAGAGAATGTCCAACCGAACTGCTTTCTTCCTTTATTCGCTTACTGTAAGGCTTCCCTCCTTCTGCCAAAATCACCGTTCCCTCGATGGCCCCAACGATTTTCCCCTCTACTTCAATGGGATAAGTATTGCTTACAAAAGTCAGCTTCATACCATTCAGATCGGTTACCGTCTGAACCTCATCCAGGACGGCTTTTCCCGTCCTCATAGCCCGAAAATGAGTACTGGTCTCCCGAGTCAGTTCTGGATATACATCCAGCAAGTATTTTCCGGTATACCCCTCATTTTTAATGGAATGGTCTTTTTCATCAAAGATGGCCGAATATTCCACAACTCCTTCCAGGTTGGTAATCAGGACAGAATCCATGGTATTGTATATGTGCATCATCTTTTCCAAGTAATTTGTCATCATCTTCGGCTACCTTTCTTTTTCATGTCAAACTTCCTTGGCATGTTTATTAACTATATTTATTTTATCATTTTTTCTCGCTGACAACCATTAATAATTTTCCGAATATACAGAATTATTTTAGAAAATCTTAGAAATTTATGGTATAAACCTTCATC
The genomic region above belongs to Aminipila butyrica and contains:
- a CDS encoding dimethylarginine dimethylaminohydrolase family protein translates to MKYGCQSMVEEIQAILIKRPQEAFISQEHLDENWKNFKYFGCPDYATVLKEYEVFEQIIRKHVKEVYTLPADERTGLDSIYAHDPLKITKKGAIYFPMGKELRSKEYLATKAYLESIGIPTLGEIQAPGKMEGGDVLWIDEKTVAIGRGYRTNDEGIRQFKELTKDVVEEYIIIPMPHGDGVDACLHLMSIISFVDRDKAVVYSKYMPVFFREYLIDKGITLIEADDEEYDYLGTNLLALKPGQVVFIKGCPKVQKQLEDLGVEVLTYEGKELSYRGTGGPTCLTAPLYRI
- a CDS encoding sigma-54 interaction domain-containing protein codes for the protein MMTNYLEKMMHIYNTMDSVLITNLEGVVEYSAIFDEKDHSIKNEGYTGKYLLDVYPELTRETSTHFRAMRTGKAVLDEVQTVTDLNGMKLTFVSNTYPIEVEGKIVGAIEGTVILAEGGKPYSKRIKEESSSVGHSLYQVEDMIGHSSRIQAVKEKILRAAEGDSTVLIVGETGTGKEIAAQAIHSHSSRRDQAFISQNCSAIPESLLESTLFGTVRGSYTGAEDRKGLLELADKGTLFLDELNSMNIELQGKILKAVEEQKIRRLGSEKERKIDVRIISAINEGVAQVLEKEKMRKDLYYRLGVFQIELPLLKERREDVPLLIQHFIQYYNKKGQRKIEECSQLAERLLMDYDWPGNVRELKNVIEYAFNMTRGRDITINNLPEHLVYDKRRKEQEASGLTGDLLGLDVALNQQGDEQGVDWETVLENGATLGALLDDYEKQILNQVLEGSASVTEAADKLGVSRQVLNYKIKKHGL
- a CDS encoding M20/M25/M40 family metallo-hydrolase — translated: MDEKKERLEEIGQDIRKILLSYIKAESFTFSSGEKAAEDFLMKHFSDIPYFKQHPEYFGTYAIPEDPFERAVSYGLVKGEGPDTVVFIHHNDVVEIGDYKLLKPYAFSPEPLKEELLKIKDSLPEEAQLDLLSGDYLFGRGVCDMKGGGAIQLALLERYSRVRGLKGNILLLAVPDEENLSAGMRAAVSLLKELKQQYGLNYRMMINSEPHQRKEADKGIFSEGSVGKLMPFIYARGYLSHIGKVFEGLNPLNVMSEILRRTELNLAFSDVEGREMAPPPTWLYLKDNKKQYDVSMPLSVSGCFSILTLNRTPQGVMEQVEEICRQSFETVLAEMQKRYQQFAQVKQLPEEKLPWTVQVTDFTKLYEEACDNYGEAFTGPYGEKLQEIKKRFNQGLCSIIECNFELVEFIYQYIDDISPRIVYGLVPPYYPNVSNRYYTGLAPDIADLSGQLCHYTEAHFGQTYEVEDFYTGISDLSYTSIREGKETVRALNTYMPLFGSFYAIPIEELEEVSMPCINIGPWGKDFHKLTERVYEEDLYHRTPDIIDEAVSLLLNW